From the genome of Croceibacterium atlanticum:
CAAACGCCGGTCCAAGCCTCGTATCGCGGCTTCCACACCGAGAGCAACGCAGGCGGCCTTCAAGCGCAGACATCTGCTTTGACCAACCGCGCATTTGACAAAGCAACACGATGCTGAGTGGATTGAGCAAAGCAATCCTGCGGCAACGGCGACAGTCCACCCGCAGCACGTAGCCGTGGCGCGAGTAATCGGCGATCGTATCGAGACGCTTCGAACTCATGGCTTTCGCCGCACTGACCAGACCAGGGCAGCACAGGCAGTGATGATGCAAGCTATAGCGGCGAGCATTGGCGGGCTTAGAACGATCATGGAAATCTCCGACTCAATGGGCACCATGTTCCATATTTGTTCCAAGTAGGAAAATTCTGTCTTTCAAGCTAGAGTGGACAAATGTTTTCGATTGCTGCCGCGCTCGCTGTTTGTGCCCCTGGCCCACGTGATCACTGCGTCCACGATGGCGATACAGTTTGGCTTGAAGGTGAGAAAATCCGGATCGCCGACATCGATACGCCAGAGCTAAACGGCGCGTGCGAATACGAGAGGGCGCTGGCCCTGCGGGCCAGGAACAGGCTCATTCAGCTCTTGAATGCCGGCGCCTTCGAGATCGCCCGTACCGGCCAGGATCGCTACGGTCGCACGCTCGCTACCCTACATCGTTCAGGCCGTTCTATTGGTGCTCAATTAGTCGCAGAGGGTCTCGCTCGAACCTGGTCCGGCCGACGCGAGCCGTGGTGTCCCGGTGGCCAAGCGTAGCCGCGCAGGCCTCGGAACTACGCTGGAGTTCTTTGTGCTCCTGAGCCTTCACCTCGCTGCAGTGGGCGTAGGGCTGGCTTGGTGGTTCAACTAGAGGCTTCTGCGCAGTTCGAACTTCCTGCTTATACCGCGGCGTCGAGCGGGCTTCCTAATTAGACGCGGGCACAAGAATTCGTAAGCGCTCGCAGGGCTGTCGCCGTGGTGTTCGACATCGGGACACTGTGCAGAACACCTAGGTGGTGAAGCGTGATCACCGTGCTTACCTTATAGAGGAACGGCAGATCATCCAGTGTGAAATGCGACCCCGCGCTGTGAGGCTAGCCTCTTCGGTGATCTGTCGTTTCACCGCCCGACAGAACTGCGCATACGCGAGGTTCAGCGCCAGCAAGCGGTGCCTTAAGTCAGCGCCAGTAGTCCGTTCCGCGAAAGAAGCGCCAGTAGTCCGTTCCGCGAAAGAAAAGAGTAATTCATTCTCGCGCGCCGAGAGCCGGCGCGTCGACCTAACCAATGGAGGAAGTGATCGGCTGTGAGGCCGAGGAGATGATGAAAATAGGGGGAAGCCGCCCTCGGCCAGAACGGCTTCTTTCCAAGGAAGATAGAATATGAATCTGGTCACACTCAAACGCCCGGTGATGGGCGAACCACTGCTCCCGCAAAGAGCGCACAGAACGCGCAGTCGCCTAGGAGCACTCGTCGAAGCCTGCGGCGTGTCGGTGCGAGGAGGCGAGCCTCTCGACGAGCAGCTCAATCAGGGGGTAGTTACCTCTCTGGCAGCGAACTTGGCGCTCGCCGCAACCTCGTGCGATCGTCCGCTGCTTTATCCTGAATGCGAGCTCATGGCGCAGATCACGGGTATGGATCTCATCCTGCTTCGCTTCGATGCCTTGCACGGCGCCTCGTTCGATGTGTTGTTGAATGAGGCTAGCGAATGGCTGAACCATTATGTCGCTTGGCGGCTCGGCCTCAGCAGTCTGTGGCTTATCCCGTGCGCTGGCTCAGGCCCCTATTTTCGCCTGAGTTCCGATGGGCTCGAACCGTGCGAACTGCCCCCGTTCGAGACAGGCTACCAGCGTTACGCCGGCATAATGCGAGCGGCCGAGAAACCCTCCTTCGAAGGGGGATACTGAGCATGGCTACTTCACCAGCAAAGAAACGCAGCGCAGCCAAGAAGTCACCTGCTCCGGGGAAGCTCAACTCGTTCCTGCATGACGTGCGCGAAGAGCATCCGGACTTCGCATTCACGCGGTACTGGTACCAGGAGACGAGAGACCGCGAAGGCATCTCCAGTTGGATCGATCGCAAGGTGCGCTTGGGCGATGATCCGAAGTTTGGCCAAGCCACGAAAGTGGAAGTCCTGCTGCCTCCAACAGCGCCTGCTGATTACGTCGACCTCGCTTTCCTGACCCGACGGTTCGATGAAGCGCTGCCGACCTTCGAGAAGCACGCCATGATCCAGACCAAGATCTACCTCGACTCGAACGAGGCATGGCACCACGCTTATGAAAGGGTTCGCGCATTTGCGCGGTCGCACTTCGCTAATCGGTTCCCTGTAATCTTGATCGGCCATGTGCCGAGCTGCGCGGGGCTACACGGCAATGGGAGCCATGTGCACGTTGTCGTGCTTCCGCGAGGGCTCACGCTCAATGGCCTAACCGAGGTCGATGCGCGCCTTTGCTCCGATAAGGGTTACGCTAGTGCGCTCGATGCATGGCGTGAGCACAAGACTGCGTGGAGTAGCGCAGCATGAGGACTTCAAGCACAAGTGAAGCGTCTCATGTAGCTGCAACCCGTCTGGCTGCACGAGGAGCTAACGTCCAGCAGATGCAGGCTACCGTCGATCTGGCGAGGCAGATGTTGGCTGCGCGACAGAGCGAACCCCTTCAAACTGACGCCGCGCGTACTGGTTCGGTGGAACCCGATGGCTCCGCGGCAGAAACTCCCCAGCCGCCGCCAAAGCATAAAGTGTTCCTAGCAACAGTTAGTGAGCTGGTTCAAGGCCAGGGACACACTCTCATTTCGCGGCGGGCTTGGCCCGCCGCGAAAGCTACTTCCGTGGTCAGCTTGCGCGTGACTGGGGTTCGGTACTGGCGAAGGGTGCCGATATCCAATGCGGGCTCAGCACGTTTCCGTTCGCCGACCTGATGATGCCAGACCCAGTTCGCAGTCTGCTCGAGCGATCGGAAAGCGGCACCGATGCTTCGGCCTCGCTGCATTATACCTGTCGATTACTCGGGGAATTCTGACCGGCCATGCCGCGGGTTGAAGGCACACCCCGATAAGGAGTATATCTCGCGTTGGGGACCGCTGTGCAAAGTCCGCTTTGCGCCCTCATCCCAGACATTTGAGCCTGCCTGAACGGCTTCCAAAAGCGGACGCGATTCCGGAAAGGGTTGGATGGCTGAAAGGGGTTGGAGGCTAAGCTCGCATCTCATTGGGGGCCCATCCAACGCCAGCGCAGCTCTGCTCTAGCTGCGCGGGGGAGGTGGCGGCGGAGGCGGAAAGTGCCCTTCTGGCATAGGCGGGGGAGGAGGCGGGTTGAGAACGCTTTCCTCCGCCTGGAGGTCGAGCCGGCGGCCCTTCTCGCCCGCCCCATCAACTAGTGCGATCCAGTCCACTCCGGTGCGTATCACCGCAGGACTGGCTGTTAGCGTCCTCATTATCGCGCCGGGCCCATTCTTCGTGGCACGAGCGACGGCGGGGCAATCGTTGGCATCGATCGCATCTCTCGCCGCGAGCCGCGCATCGGCGGTCCAGCGTATCGCGATCGGCAGGTCGGAACATTGCGACCAGCGCACGCGGCTGCGCTCGATGGTAACGACGCCGGGGTTCTCGCCGATGCCGAACCCCCAAGACTCCCAACCATCATAGTTGGTCGACATCTGCGGCACCCAACGCCCTTCGATCTCCGAGAGATCCGGTTTGTGAGTCTGGCGCCAGAGTTCCGGCCGGATGAGTACCAACTCGCCTGCGTCGCTCTTCAGCAAGACGCGCCCCGTGCCGGCTCTGCGTACTTCCGGATTGCTCGCAAAAAAAGCGAAGAAGCGCCTGTCACGTGCTTCGCGGTCAGGCCCGCATCCTTGCATCGTCTGCATTCGCGAGCCGTCATCAGTGTCGCGCAGGATTCCGTCCGATCCGAGAGAGGCTGAATTGCCCGACCGATTGCAACCGATGCTGTAGGTTATCCAGCCATCGTCGATTTGGAGATAGGCGCTCCGCCAAGGTGTGCCATTCCGCCATGATGGCTCGAAATCCTCGAACCGCACGATGAGCCAGAAACCTTCGATTTCACGCAGAGATGTGACAAACGCGCTCTCCTCCTCGTCCGAGATCGCGGCTTTGCTCCCCCTTTCGTCTGACGGGTCACAAGCCGCGAGTGTCGCGCAGCTTGAGCAGGCGAGCAAGGCGGTGCGAAGAAGGGCAGTCATCCCACAGTGAACGGGTCGAGAGCTATCTGGCTCCCATATCTTACAGGCGCCGGTCGTATTCCTAGTCCGCAGACGCCCATTTATGATCCGTCAGCTGCGCGCCTTCATTGCCGCCGTTGAGCCAAGAAAGCACGTTCCCGAAAGATTTCGCCTATTCAGCGCAAACGAATGGCAACCGCTGGCGTCGAAGGAGCATAGGTGCGGTGCCTTACTCTTGCCGCAAGTCCTTGATCAAGCTCCCGGAAGATAAATTCCGGGCACTCAGGATGAGGAAGCTTAGAAGCGCAAACTGGTAAGGACATCGGAAGCGTCTGAACAGCCCTGATCGGTCTTACACTGGCCAAAGACAGTCAGTCGCGGATCCACCACTTCCATTCCGTTCATTTTCGAAGCCTCCAACACGGCAGTGAGAAGGGGAATCTCCCCGATGTCTGCCTCCAGAGGGCGCGATCGCACCTCAACTCCATCGACAAGGGAACTAGTAGCCTCGCGCAGATTTGGCGCAGGTTCGATTGAAGCCCCATAACTGAAGATCAGTTCGAAATTCTCGCCTGAAACTCTCCAGGCCTGATGATCGCCGTATAGTTCCTCGACAGTGTGCGGCCCGGGATCGAAGAAACAGCAACCGTCCATAACGACATCGCTGTGGGATGGCTCAGTGACAGGCCTTTGTGTAACGTCCGTTCCCGCAGGACCGAGCACCTTGTCTTCCTCGAAACTTTGCTCCCCCTGACAGGAAGTGACGGCGAGGAGCGCGCCAGCGACAACCATAAAATTTCTGAGGTTCATGATGATCGTTACTTGCTACCATAGAAACCGAGCATCAATCCTTCTGCATCACTGCAAAACGCACGTTCTATCTGTCCTTGGGTGATGTATCTAGCTTTCGCCCTTTCAGCGGCTATGGCGGCGGCCCCCTTGGAGCAGTTGGATCGCCCGAATGTCTGATTTCCCTAGTCCGGCTCGATAGACCTGCCATTCAGCAGACGGCCCAAATCCAGTCATTCAACAAGGGGCCCCGCAACGGCAATTTTGGGCCGCTAGCGGTCAGTCTGCTTTCAGTTCGTTCGATCGAGAAGCCGTCATTCCGCTTCCGGCCCATTTCCTGCCATTCCGCCACTCTTCCACAGCTAATACGTGATCGAGTGTAGGCATATCCAACCTGCTGATGATCGGGCCGCCCGGCGCGGGCAAAAGCCTGCTGGCCAGCTGCCTGCCCGGCATATTGCCGGAACTTTCCCCGTCCGAAGCGCTGGAAGTGTCCATGGTCGCATCGGTCGCCGGCACTCTGGAAGGCGGGCGAATCAGCCGCAGCCGCCCCTATCGCGCGCCGCATCATTCCGCCTCCATGGCCGCGCTGACCGGCGGCGGCCTGCGTGTCCGCCCGGGCGAAGTCAGCATGGCGCATCTGGGCGTGCTGTTCCTGGATGAATTGCCCGAATTCCAGCGCGCCGTGCTCGATTCGCTGCGTCAGCCGCTGGAAACCGGCAAGGTCGATGTGGCGCGGGCCAATGCCCATGTCTCCTATCCCGCCCGTGTCCAGCTTGTCGCGGCGATGAATCCTTGCCGCTGCGGCCATCTGGGCGATCCGGCGCTGGCCTGCAGCCGTGCCCCGCGCTGCGCCGCAGATTATCAGGGCAAGGTTTCAGGCCCGCTGCTCGACCGGATCGATCTGCATGTGGAAGTGGACCCGGTCAGCGCAGCCGATCTGGCCCTGCCGCCCCCGGCGGAAGGTTCCGCCGAAGTGGCGCAGCGCGTGGCCGCGGCGCGGCAATTGCAGGCCACCCGCGGCGTCCGCTCCAATGCCGAGCTGGAGGGCGAAAGGCTGGAACGATTCGCCACGCCGGACGAGGCCGGGCGGGCCTTGCTGCTGCAGGCGGCGGAAGCGATGCGGCTATCCGCACGCGGCTATACACGGATGCTACGCGTGGCTCGGACGATTGCCGATCTGGCCGGGGCGGAAAATGTCGGGCGGGTGCATCTGGCCGAAGCGCTCAGCTATCGCCGCCAGCCGCCTCGGGCGTAGCGATCGCCCCCTGTCACTACCGCACGGCCAGCCGCGCTGATCGCCTTATCGACCAGGCCTTCACCCTGCCTCCGGCTCCTCCACTACCCGCTTCTCGCCCTCTTCCTCGCGATATTCCCAAGCGAGGTCGCGCCAGCCCAGCTTGCGGCCGTCCTGGGCGCGGATTTCGATCGGGGCGATGGGCAGATGGTCTTTCGCGTCCACCAGCACCGGGTTGGAAGGGACGCTCATCGTATATTTCTCACCCCATTGCCGCAGGGCGATGACGGCGGGCAACAGGTCGGCACCCTTTTCGGTCAGCCGGTATTCCACCTTGCGCCTGTCCTCCTTGCTGGGAATGCGTTCCAGCACGCCATGATCCACCAGCTTGCCCAGCCTGTTGGACAGGATGTTTCGCGCAATGCCCAGCTGGGCCGAAAACTCCTCGAAATGGACGAGACCATTGAAGGCCGCGCGCAGGATCATGAAAGACCAGCGTTCACCCATCACCTCCAGCGCTTGCGGAAGCCCGCAATAGCTGGGGACATAAAGACCTTCTTCCGCTTTCGCCATTTGCCATATCTAGCGCAATGAACGCCAAACCCCAACGCCCGCCTGATGGCGAAATCGGCGTTGCGCCACTACTGACATGGGTTTAAATAGTGGTAGTAACGCCACGTGCCCCGGAACTCCATCCCGGGGCGCCACCTTGCCCCCGCGCCATTCGCGCGGGGGTTGTTGTCAGCGAGGCAGCAATCCGCGCCGAACCAGATCTTCAGCCAGATTTTCAGCATTGGTGAAGTGGTGCGCGTGCCAGCCGCGCGCGCGGGCCGCTGCGATATTGGCGGCATTGTCATCCGCGAAGAATATCTGCTGGGGCAAAAGGCCGAAACGCTGTTCGGCAATCTCGTAAATCGCCTGTTCGGGCTTGGCGCATTTCTCCACGCCGGAAACCACGATATCGCCAAAGCGGTCCAGCACTGGCTGGGTCGGGCGGAACATCTGCCAGAAATCGGCGCCGAAATTGGTCAGGGCAAAAACCGGCACGCCGCGATCGGCCAGCCTGTCCACCAGCAGATGCGTTCCGGGGACGAGACCGGCGATGGTTTCAAGGAAACGCGTGGCATAGGCTTCGATCAGCGGCGCATATCGGGGGAATTGCGCCTGGCGTTCAGGCACCATTTCCGCGAGCGGCCGCCCGGCATCATGCTGAAAATGCCATTCCTCGGTCACCACATTGTCGAGAAACCAGTCCAGCTCTTCCCTGTCGGGAATCAGCTTTTCAAACAGGTGGCGCAGATCCCATTCGATCAGGACCCGACCAATATCGAACACCACCGCTTCGGCCGGTTGCGACACATGCCCTCCTTCAGACACGCAAAAAGCCCCCGAACTTGCGGGGGCTTCTTAAAATTTGCGGCCGCGAACGAATCGCGGCACGAGCATGATCAGCCCTGACGCGCCTTGAAACGGCGGTGGGTCTTGTTGATCACATAGGTGCGACCGCGGCGACGGATCACGCGGCAATCGCGATGGCGGTTCTTCAGCGACTTCAGGCTGTTGCGGATCTTCATTGTTCTGTTTCCAAAATATGTGGCACCGGAGACGCATCCCCGTGCCTGAAATTCACGCCGGGCCGTTACGGACCCTACCCGAAAGAGTCAAGCTTCCGCGCGAATTTCGGCCAGCTTGCGTTCCCATGCCAGTGCATGGGCCACGATTTCTTCCAGATCGGCATGGGCAGGTTTCCAGGGCAAGGTCGCCTTCAGCCGCGAAGGATCGGATATCAGCGAATCCGGATCGCCCGCGCGGCGGGGGGACAGTACCC
Proteins encoded in this window:
- a CDS encoding thermonuclease family protein, with the protein product MFSIAAALAVCAPGPRDHCVHDGDTVWLEGEKIRIADIDTPELNGACEYERALALRARNRLIQLLNAGAFEIARTGQDRYGRTLATLHRSGRSIGAQLVAEGLARTWSGRREPWCPGGQA
- a CDS encoding META domain-containing protein, whose translation is MTALLRTALLACSSCATLAACDPSDERGSKAAISDEEESAFVTSLREIEGFWLIVRFEDFEPSWRNGTPWRSAYLQIDDGWITYSIGCNRSGNSASLGSDGILRDTDDGSRMQTMQGCGPDREARDRRFFAFFASNPEVRRAGTGRVLLKSDAGELVLIRPELWRQTHKPDLSEIEGRWVPQMSTNYDGWESWGFGIGENPGVVTIERSRVRWSQCSDLPIAIRWTADARLAARDAIDANDCPAVARATKNGPGAIMRTLTASPAVIRTGVDWIALVDGAGEKGRRLDLQAEESVLNPPPPPPMPEGHFPPPPPPPPRS
- a CDS encoding winged helix-turn-helix transcriptional regulator, which produces MAKAEEGLYVPSYCGLPQALEVMGERWSFMILRAAFNGLVHFEEFSAQLGIARNILSNRLGKLVDHGVLERIPSKEDRRKVEYRLTEKGADLLPAVIALRQWGEKYTMSVPSNPVLVDAKDHLPIAPIEIRAQDGRKLGWRDLAWEYREEEGEKRVVEEPEAG
- a CDS encoding HAD-IA family hydrolase, which gives rise to MSQPAEAVVFDIGRVLIEWDLRHLFEKLIPDREELDWFLDNVVTEEWHFQHDAGRPLAEMVPERQAQFPRYAPLIEAYATRFLETIAGLVPGTHLLVDRLADRGVPVFALTNFGADFWQMFRPTQPVLDRFGDIVVSGVEKCAKPEQAIYEIAEQRFGLLPQQIFFADDNAANIAAARARGWHAHHFTNAENLAEDLVRRGLLPR
- the ykgO gene encoding type B 50S ribosomal protein L36, whose product is MKIRNSLKSLKNRHRDCRVIRRRGRTYVINKTHRRFKARQG